The segment CAAGTTGCATAGCAGCATTATCTACATACATATACTCTAAACTAACTTCAGGGTAATCCTTAGCTACCTTAGCAGTAACCTCACGCCATAATTGGCTAGTTTCAAGCACATTTGCCTTATCTACTAAACACACTTTTTTTCGTCTTTTCATAGCTGCGTCAAAGGCGATTTTGGCTATTCTTTCTATCTCCTCTACTGTGTAAGCCATGGTATTATAGGCTCTATCTTCTAATTTCTCTCTTGGCTGACCAAAATATAACCCACCAGTAAGCTCTCTAACAACCAAAATATCCACACCTTTAATAACTTCAGGCTTTAGGGTTGAGGCATTGATAAGCTCATCATATATCATCGCTGGACGCAAATTCGCATAAGCACCAAGAGATTTTCTAAGCTTTAAAAGTCCGCTCTCAGGGCGAAGATGTCTTGGCAAATTATCCCATTTTTCTCCACCAATCGCACCAAAAAGCACAGCGTCACTTCTCCTAGCACCTTGTAAAGTCTCATCAGGTAACGGCTCGCCAAATACATCAATAGCAGCCCCACCCATCAAAAAATACTCATAATTTAATCTAAAATTAAATTTAGCACTCACGCTATCAAGGACTTTTATCGCCTCTTCAGCAATTTCTGGGCCTATGCCATCGCCTTTTATCACACAAATATTATAACTTTTCATCAATTATCCTTATAGAGTGCTTTTAGCATAGTTAATCAAGCCACCAGCCTTGACAAGCTCTTGCATAAATTCAGGAATTGGCTCAAATTTGTATTCGCAATTTTGAGTTAAATTTTTGATTATACCGCCACTATAATCAATCTCTAGCTCATCGCCCTCATTGATACTATCAGTTTGAGAGCACTCAAGTATCAATAGGCCTGTATTAAAGCTATTTCTATAAAAAATCCTAGCAAATGATTTTGCGATTACTACGCTTATCCCAGCAGCTTTAATCGCTATTGGGGCATGCTCTCTACTACTACCACAGCCGAAATTTTCCCCAGCTACGATACAATCCCCCGCTCTTACTTTAGAGCTAAAATCCTTATCAGCATCTTCCATAACATATTTTGCTAAAATTTCTGGATCGCTTGTATTTAAATATCTAGCAGCTATTATCACATCAGTGTCGATATTATCACCGAATTTCCATACTTTTGACATATTTTTCCTTAATAAAATTTTAAGATAGCATTATAGCAAATTTAATCTTAATCTCTAGTTTTTACATGCTCTTGGCTAAAATTTTCTTCCATTCGTTTGATCTCGGCACTTCCGCTTCTGTAAATTTCGCTATCTACTCTTAGCTCTTTTTGGCTAATTTTGTTATCATAATTTACATTACTTAAAATATGCTTAAATACATTAATTCTAGCCCTTTTTTTATCATTGCTAGTTACTACTGACCATGGTGCGTATGGGGTGTTTGAGGCTAGGAGCATTGAGTATTTTGCTAGTGTGTATTGATCCCATAGCTCTTGGCTCTTCTCATCAACTGGGGATAGTTTAAACTGCTTTAAAGGGTCGTTTTTACGCTCTTTGAAGCGTTTTTTCTGCTCTTCTTTGGATACTGAGAAGTAGAATTTAAATAAGATAATACCCGAATTTACTAGCATCTCTTCAAATTGAGGCACTTGGCGTAAAAACTCCTTATGCTCCTCTTCACTACAAAATCCCATCACAGGCTCAACCCCAGCTCTATTATACCAACTTCTATCGAATATTACTATCTCGCCACCACTTGGCAAATGGCTAATGTAGCGTTGAAAATACCATTGAGTTCTCTCTACATCGCTTGGCTTTTCTAGTGCCACAACTCTACAGCCCCTAGGATTTGTATGTTCGATCAATCTCTTAATCGTCCCACCCTTGCCAGATGCATCACGACCTTCAAAGATTATTAAGACTTTTAACCCCTCTTTTTTGACAAAAGTTTGGAATTTTAGGAATTCAATTTGAAGCTTTTTAAGCTCCTCTTCATATCTTAATTTTGATTTTTTAACCTTTATGGTTACATACTCTTCTTGATTTGCCATTGACTCTCCATATAATGTAAAATTTGGATATTTTATAATTTTTTGATTGAAATTTTGCTTATTATAGATATTTTGATTTAAGCTAGTTTGACCCTACTCTTTTGGTTTGGCTTCATTAACTTTAATCGCCCTACCACCTATATCTTTGCCATTTAAGTTATCTATAGCGACTCTGGCTTCATCATCATTCTCCATCTCTACAAAGCCAAATCCCCTAGAGCGATTCGTAGCTTTGTCTTTGACTATTTTGGCTCTATTTACCACGCCATAAGCAGCGAAAATCTCTCTAAGCTCTTCATCATTGATGCGGTATGGAAGATTGCTTACATATATGTTTATCATAGTAACATCCTTTTTGTATTTTACGAAAATGCGGTTACTAATCATATCTAAATTTTAAATAATTTTTACAATAAATTTAAATTTGATCCGAATTTAACCGCATTTTGCTATTTGGCGTTGAAAAGGTTAAAATAGAAGTCCGGATTTTACTTGATTGTATTTTTCTTCGCCACATAGCTCTTTTAGCAATGCTAGGGCAAATTCCATCGCGGTTGCGGGCCCACGAGAAGTTATGATATTGCCATCTATCACGACATTTTTATCAGGGTTATAACCATTATGATTTACTGTAGCCTCAAATCCTGGATAGCAAGTATATTTCTCACCCAAAACGCCCGCCGTGCTAAGCGCCCACGGCGCAGCGCAAATAGCGGCTAATTTTTTGCCATTTGATTTGGCTTCTTTTAATTTTGTTGCCAATTTTTGGCTTTTGGCTAGATACTCAGCGCCTGGCAACCCTCCTGGCAAAACTATCATATCAGCTTGGCTAAAATCATACTCATCAAAGGTTATATCACTATTTAGACTAACGCCGTGAGCGCCACTTACACTAAGATTACTCTCAAGTGCTACCATACTCACTTCCACGCCACCACGACGCAATATATCCACAATGCTCAAAGCCTCAATCTCTTCAAAACCATTTGCCATAATTACAGCTATTTTTGCCATTTTTTCTCCTTTTAATTAGTTAAAATCGCTAAAATCTCTTACCGATTGTGGCTGAAATATTCAAATTATCACTAGTAGTAGCAAACTCCCCGCCTACTCCAAATTTAAAGAAATAGCCACTATTTGTAGTATATTCACTACCTAAGCCGATATTTAATCTATTTTTATCTAGGTGATATCTTTGGGTAAATTTCTCACCTTTAAAGTCATTGAACTCAGCTTGAGCGTCCATATCATAGCCATTTAGCATTCTTTCGTATAATACAAAACCTGTATATCGTAAATTATCACTAACCTTATATGAGCTATTTAGACCAAGTGCTGCGGTGATGGTATCGTGATTGATGCTATCATAATTTTTCGCAAATATCTCACCACTTTCTCTAAAGCTATCTTGATAGATATAACCATAACTAAAATATCCAAGAGGTGATAAAACAAAATCACCTATTAAATAATCTTTTGCCAAACCAAGCTCGAAATTTGCATTATAGCTCTTATATTTACCTTTGATATCACCTTCTAAATATCTCTCATTTTCATTAAACGCTACCAAAACTGACCCACCGCTTAATAACTTAAATGAGCCAAAATCATAGGTGTAATTGGCCGCTAAGCTCATAGTTTCGCTTTTAGACTTCGCACCGATATCAAAATCCAAGCTTGATCTACTAGCACCAATACCATAAGATACGGTCGCATTGTCTAAATCATGGGCTAAATTTATACTGATACCACTTTGATATCCATCGAAGCCATCACCATTATATCTTTTGTAAGTTGGATTGATATACCAATAATTTTTAGGTTTTAAAGCATCAAATCCTAAATCAATAACATAATCACTAGCCACAGATGCGACGAAAATTCCATTATCATAAGGGTTTGAGCCATAAGCAAATAGAGTTGAATTAACCGGATTAATGCTAAATAGCAAATTATTTTGATAAAAGCTAGTGTGATTAGATGTCGTAATCGAGGTTAAATTCGATACAGAATTGCCCTCTATGCGACTCATAGTCTCTTGATATGTGTTAGAATCGCTTTGATCCAAAGCAGCGAAGAAATTCTTATATTTATCATCTAAATTCGCTTCTTTTCTGATATTTCTCATAGTTTGACTAAGTGTCTCTGAGCCGGTCTGATAGGCATCTGGACGAACTACTGGGGTTATGATTATATTATTATTTTGGCTATTATTATTGCTTGGGTCTTGGGTGTTGTTGTTTTGTTGATTATTGTTATTTGTGGTATTTTGGTTATTTGGTGTTTGGTTGCTTGATTCTGGGTTGCTCGGTGTTGGCGTTGGTGTGGTGGTGCTACCTTGTGAATTTGAGCTTTGAGAGTTGCTATTTTGGTTATTATTATTGCTTGGGTCTTGGGTGTTGTTGTTTTGTTGATTATTGTTATTTGTGGTATTTTGGTTATTTGAATTTGGGTCTGATGGTGTTGGGTTTGGCACTTCAGTTTCATGGATTGGTGGTATAAAGATTGGATCTTTGTTTATCGTGGTTTTATCGCTATCAAGTTTCATCTCAAAGCTAATGCTATTATTGCTAGCGATATAAATTTGGTTAAAGTCATTAATATGATTAGATAGATCGCCTAGCGTGATTTTGATCTCTTTATCCACGGTGTAATACTGCGCTAATGGATTATACTCCAAATTTCCGCCACTAATACTATAATCCTTAGCGATTAATTGCGAGTTGTCATCATTGCCAAAATCCAAAATAAGCTTTGAGTTTTGGCCTGTTTGCGAGTATGTACCATCGACTACTAAATCGCTTAAATCCTCATTTCCAGGGCGAATGATTGAGTTATCATTGGTTAAATTGTGCTTAATCACTCCATTACCGCTTAGAATTGAGCCGTTATTGACATAGACGCTTCCAGCTATTTGTGCTGTTTTGCCATCTTTGCTTAGTAGTCTTATACCGCCATCATTTATAACAGTAGCACCCTCATAGCTATTAACCCCACTTAGAGTTAAAACCCCACTGCCTGATTTGATAAGGCCTACATTTAGATTATCTAAATTTTTAGGCAAATTATATGCTTCAGGGTTGTGAGTATCGGCTTCCCATTTTCGTTGGCTTATATCGTTGCTAAACTCAGTATCATTTCCCTTAGTATCTAGCGAATAATACACCGCAGTTTCGCCATACTGACTACTTACATCAGCATCACTTAATCTATTCGCGTCTAAGATTCCTATACCTTTTAAAGCCTTATCAATATCCAAAATTCCTTGACCAAATAGATCCTCTTTCGTAACCTCTTGAACCCACGGATAGTCATCATCATCAATGGCAGCCATACCACTCATACGATCATATTTCCAATTTATACCAAAATATCCAGAATTTGATAAATCCTTCTCAACGGCTTTTTCATCTATACTACCATCTTCTTTTTTTGGAATTTTGCTATCTACATAAAATATTGTGTATCTCTTTGAGCTAGAGCAAAGAACATTACCATCACAAAGAGTTTTTCCGGTAGTAGTCTCTTTTAAAACAATTTTAGGCCCTATATAGTCTTTATTGGCTGTAGAGAGCAAGGTATCGGCTATCTGTTTGCCACTCATAAATGGGAATTTTTGAGCTACTAAGGCAGCAGCGCCAGTCACCACAGGGGCTGCCATAGATGTACCGCTAGAGACCCTATATAGATCATTATCCAACTTACCTGTTAAGATATCTTTAGTATTATAACTAGCATTTACGCTATTGATATTTGTCCCAGGTGCTGCTAAACTAAAGTTATAAACACCTTTTAATCCATTAGAATATGTAGTAGGAGCACTCAAATAATCAAAATTATCATTTCTTGTTGTGGCTACTATAAATTTACCATCACTATCCTTGCTAACTTGTGCGCTATCTAAGGCCGTTACTACAATTATAGATCTGATCTCTTCATCATAGTATGGAGCTAGAGCCATAATCCCAGGAGATATGATCCCCTCATTACCAGAGGCAAAAACACTAAGCATTTGCTTCTCTTTAGATAGCTTTATAAGATCACTTGCAGTTGAATCTCTTTGAATTAACGGGATATAATCATTTGGATTATTAGCATTTTTTAGAAATGAAATCGATGAACTAGTAAGCGAATTTAATCCAGATAGCGGATAAACCGTGGCATTCCAACTATTATTAATAGCTGCGATAGTTTTATCCTTAAAATACTCATATACATTTGGGGCTGTAAAACTAGCTGAACCAGAAGTATTATGCCCTGTTATCTGAACGCCGTAAGCCTTGGCGTCTGTAGCGATTCCGCCTATTTGGCCATCAGGCTTGGCTAGTATGATACCTGCTACATGGCTACCATGAGTATCAACTGAAAAATCCGGCGTATAAGTGCTACCTCTATACTCAGAATAAATTTGATCCACGATCTGACCTGATAAGTTAGGGTGGTCTTTGTTAATAGCGCTATCTATAACCCCCACAAACACGCCACTACCCGTTACGCTCTTGTCATTATAATTAATAAGCTCAAAATCCGTAAGGCCAAATAGATATATAGGAAGAATAAGTGATAATTTAATGGATTTCATAAATTTGCCTTAATGTTTTATACTGATTATTATATAATAATTTATATTATAAAAATATAAAAAATAATTATAATCTTTAATAAGATAGTAAAAATAAATTTGATATAATCGCTCAATTAATCAAGGAAAAAATATGAGCAAAGAGACTAAATATATATTTGTTACTGGCGGAGTTTTAAGCAGTTTAGGCAAGGGTATAGCCGCTGCGAGTATCGCCACACTACTTAAAAATATAGGCTATAAGGTTAGTATGCTAAAAGCTGATCCATATATCAATGTAGATCCTGGCACGATGAGCCCACTAGAGCATGGGGAGGTCTTTGTGACTGATGATGGTGCTGAGACTGATTTGGATCTTGGGCATTATGAGAGATTTTTAGATGAGAATTTAAACCAAGATAATAACTTCACCACCGGCAAGGTATATAGCTCTGTAATTGAGCGTGAGCGTCGTGGTGACTACCTAGGCAAGACTATTCAAGTAATTCCACATATTGTAGGTGATATCGTAGATCGCATTAAAAAGGCTGCTAAGGGCAATGATATATTGATAGTTGAGATAGGTGGAACGGTAGGCGATATAGAGGGGCTTCCATTTTTAGAAGCTATTAGGGCGCTTAGAAGTGAAGTTGGCAAATCTAATGGTATGTTTATCCATCTTACCTTAGTGCCATATATCAAAGTCGCTGGAGAGCTAAAAACCAAGCCTACTCAACACAGCGTAGGTGAGCTTCGCCGTATCGGTATAAGTCCAGATATGATAATTTGTCGCACTGAAATTCCGCTAAATAGAGAGCTTAAAGATAAGATAGCCGCAAGTTGTGGTATAGAGCGAAACGCAGTTATAGAAAGCTCTGATATGCAAAGCATATATCAAGTGCCATTAAGCTTTTTAAACCAAAACATCCTTGAGCCAATAGCACAAAATTTAAACCTCAAAAATCCTAAGCCAAATATGCAAAATTGGGATAATCTAGTAAAAAGAGTTATCGCACCAAATGATCAGATAAATTTAGCCTTCGTAGGCAAATATGTAGATTTAAAAGAGAGCTATAAGAGCCTAACAGAGAGCATAATCCACGCTGGGGCAAATCTAGATACAAGAGTTATCATCAAATGGTGCGATAGCGAAAAAATAGATTCTAATAATGTAGCCGAAACATTAAAAGATTGCGATGCTATCTTGGTCGCTGGAGGCTTTGGGCCTCGTGGCGTAAGTGGCAAAATAGAAGCTATCAAATTCGCTAGAGAAAACAAAATCCCATATCTAGGAATCTGCCTTGGAATGCAACTTAGCATGATTGAATTTGCTAAAAATGTATTGAAGTTAGATGATGCTAATTCGGTTGAATTTGATGAAAATTGTAAAAATCCTATAATCTATCTAATAGACAGCTTCATCGATGCAAGTGGCAAAAAACAGCTAAGAACGCACACTAGCCCACTTGGTGGGACAATGAGACTTGGCGGATATGAGTGTGATCTACTCAAAGGCTCACTACTAGCTAAGGTATATAATAATCAAAGCAAAATTAAAGAGCGCCACCGCCACAGATATGAAGCCAACCCAAAATATAGAAGCGAATTTGAAAAAGCCGGTCTAATAGTAAGTGGTGAGAGCGATGGACTCATAGAAGCAGTAGAGATCAAAGATCACCCATTTTTCTTAGGTGTTCAATTTCATCCTGAATTTACATCAAGGCTAACTAAGCCAAACCCTGTAATATTAGGATTTATAAAAGCTGGGATAGAATACAAAAATGCTAGATAAAAAGGCTATAAAAGAGCTATTAAGCAGTCGTTTTAGTAACGATATCCATACTAAATTATCTCAAATTCCATTGCCTTGTGAGCTAAAAGATACATTTAAAGCAGCTAAAAGAATCAAAGAGGCGATACAAAATAATGAGCTAATCGCCGTTGTGGGGGATTATGATGTTGATGGGATCGTAAGCACAGCTATTATGGCTGAATTTTTAAGCGATATGTCAGCAAACTATATAATAAAAATTCCAAATAGATTTAAAAATGGCTATGGATTAAATGAAGAGATCATAAATGAGCTAGATAACGCCACTTTGATAATCACCGTTGATAATGGTATAAGCGCTATCGAAGCGGCCAATATATGTAAAAAGCGAAAGATTGATCTCATCATCACAGACCATCATATGCCCCCACCCATACTCCCTGATGCATACGCTATAATAAACCCAAAACAAAAAGCCTGTACCTTCCCAAATATCGAAATTTGCGGAGCTCAAGTCGCTTGGTATCTTATTGGAGCTTTAAAAGAAGTTTGTAATCAAAAAAATTATGATATGGGGAAATTCCTTGATCTTTTAACCTTGGCAATTATCGCTGATATGATGGAGTTAAGGGATTTAAATAGAATTTTAGTCCGCCTTGGCTTGGTGCGTATAAACTCTAGCAAAAGAGCTTGTTTTGAAGCGATCAAAAACTACTATAATAAAGAGAAATTTGAATTTGATGATATTAGCTTTTTGATAGCGCCACTTATAAATTCAGCCGGTAGAATGGATGATGCCACCATATCTTTTAAATTCCTAAGAGCCAAAAGTTTAAATGAAGCAAATGAGTATTTGAGTATGATTAGCGAATTTAACGCTTCAAGAAAAGAAGAAGAGAAGGCGCTTTTTGAGTCTAGCCAAAATGATATAAACGAAAATGAAGATATCATAGTTACTTGGGGCAATGAGTGGCACGAGGGCGTGATTGGTATCGTCGCTGGAAGACTAGCTAAAAAGTATAAAAAACCAGCAATTGTCTTTAGCATAGATGGAGATAAGGCCAAGGGTAGCGCTAGGAGCGTTGGTAAATTTGATATCTTATCTTTGATCGCTTCTCAAGAGAGTTTATTGTGCGGATATGGTGGGCATAAGGGCGCTGCTGGGCTGGTGATAGAGAGTGCGAATTTGGATAAATTTAAAACCGCTATAAATCAATCTTGCTTTTTACAAGAGCTATATGAATTTAGCGTTAATGATGAGATTTTAGGCGAGATTGATCCATCGGCTATAGATTATGAGCTTTTGGAGATTTTGGAGTTTTTCGAGCCATACGGCCAAAAAAACCCACGGCCACTCTTTGAGCTTAAAAAAGCTATGGTAAAATCAGCCAAAAAAATAGGCAAAGAAGAAACTCACCTAAAAATCATCTTACAAAAAGAGAATAAAACCCTAGAAGCGATATTTTTTAACTACGATTATATGCCAAAAAGTGGCGAAAATATAGATATCTTAGTTACCATCTCTAAGAATTCATTTCGTGGGCTAATCACCCCGCAACTACTAATAAAAGAGATTATAAGACAGGAGCAAAAATGAAATTAAATTTTATCAAAACCTTTGTAAAGCATGAGAGCTTTAGCGGCGTTTTGCTAATTATTGCTACGATTTTGGCCTTGGTATTTCAAAATGGCATTTTAAGCCACTTCTATCAAGAGATTTTAAGATCTGAATTTAGCATCGGATTTAGAGAATTTACCTTAGCTAAACCACTGATTTTATGGGTAAATGACGGCCTTATGGCGGTATTTTTCTTTGTTGTGGGATTAGAATTAAAGCGTGAAATTGTAGAAGGTGAGCTATCCAATCCTAGACAAATAGCCCTACCAATTATAGGTGCTCTTGGCGGAGTTGTCTGCCCTGCTCTTATATTTTGGGGATTTAACTATGGCGATGAGTTTGCTATAAGGGGATGGGCTATACCTACTGCTACTGATATTGCCTTTGCACTTGGGGTGCTTATGCTTCTTGGCAATAGAGTGCCTAGCTCTTTAAAGATATTTTTGCTAACCTTAGCTATTATAGATGATCTTTGTGCGATCGTGATTATAGCGCTATTTTATACAACTGAGCTATCTGCTACTTCGCTTGGAATTTCATTTATTTGCTTAATTATTTTATTTATCCTAAACCGCTTAAAAGTAAATAAAAAATCGATATTTTTGCTATTTACCTTAATCCTTTGGTTTAGCGTGTTAAAAAGTGGCGTCCATGCTACCATAGCTGGAGTTTTAGCCGCATTTTTCATCCCTATGAGAGATAGTGCTGGCACAAGTATGCTAAAAGACCTTGAAAAGGATCTTCACGGCGTTACAAGCTACTTTATCTTGCCGATTTTTGCCTTTGTCAATGCTGGAGTTAGCCTAGCTGGAGTTGATCCTAAGCAGCTTATAAATTCAGTTGGCTTAGGGATATTTTTGGGGCTGTTTTTTGGTAAGCAATTAGGGGTATTTTTATTTAGTTTTATATTTATCAAATTAGGCTTTGCCAAGCTTCCTGATGGGGCAAATTGGCTGCAATTTTATGGAGTTTGTATATTAACTGGAATTGGCTTTACAATGAGTTTATTTGTAGGCGCTTTGGCTTATAATGATAGCCCAGTATTTTATCACGCTGATAAATTAGCGATATTATTAGCTAGTTTTGTCGCTGGAGTGGTAGGATATATCTATCTATTTTTACTATGTAAGCCAAAAAAGAATATCGATTAAGGAGATAAAATGAGAAGTGACAATATCAAAAAAGGCTATACCAAAACCCCACATAGATCGCTACTAAGGGCAACTGGTCTTAGAGATGAGGATTTTGATAAGCCTTTTATAGGCGTGGCAAATAGCTTTATAGAGATAATTCCAGGGCATTTTTTCTTAGATAAATACTCTAAAATCCTAAAAGATGAAATTCGCAAAAATGGCTGCGTGCCTTTTGAGTTTAACTGTATCGGCGTAGATGATGGTATCGCTATGGGGCATGGCGGTATGCTCTACTCTCTCCCAAGCCGTGAGATAATAGCAAATTCAGTTGAAACCGTGATGAATGCTCACTGCCTTGATGCGCTAGTTTGTATGCCAAACTGCGATAAAATCGTCCCTGGAATGCTCATGGGAGCTTTAAGAGTAAATGTCCCAACTATATTTATAAGCGGTGGGCCAATGGCTGCTGGAGTTGGGCTTAGGGGTGAGGCCTTGGATTTAAATTCAGCTTTTGAGGCTGTTGGGGCGTATGAAACAAAGCAAATAGATGAAAAAGAGCTTAAACATATAGAGTGTAACGCCTGTCCTGGTGGCGGTAGCTGTAGTGGAATGTTTACGGCCAATTCTATGAATACCCTTTGTGAAGCGATGGGCGTGGCCTTAGAAGGCAATGGAACTATCCTAGCTCTAACCAAAGAGCGTGAAGAGCTAATCAGAAAAGCTGCGAAAAGAATCTGCCAAATCGCCCTTGATGAGAGATATAAAATCAGAAATATCATAAATACCAAATCCATTCACAACGCAATGGTCGTAGATATGGCAATGGGCGGTAGCTCAAATACAATTTTACATATGCTAGCTATCAGCCGTGAAGCTGGTGCGCCACTAGATATAGCAAAACTAAATGACATTAGTCGCAGTGTCCCACATATAGCCAAAATCGCCCCGAGCCTACCTAGCGTGCATATGGAAGATATAGCCAAGGCCGGTGGGCTAAGTGCGGTTATAAATGAGATAGCTAAATTTGATGATAAATTGCTAAATTTAGATGCTCTTACTATAAGTGGTGAGAGCTTAGGCGATAGGGTCAAAAATGCTGAAATTTTGGATCAAAATATCATTCACACAGTAGCAAACGCCTACTCAAAAGTCGGCGGACTAGCTATTTTATTTGGTAATTTAGCCGAGCAAGGCTGCGTGATAAAAACTGCTGGTATAGTCGGTTCAAGACAATTTAGTGGCAAAGCGATCTGCTTTAACTCTCAAGATGAAGCCATAGAAGGCATCAGTAGTGGCAAGGTCAAAAAGGGCGATGTGGTTGTTTTAAGATACGAAGGGCCAAAAGGAGGTCCAGGAATGCAAGAGATGCTAAGCCCAACTAGCCTTATAATGGGGCGTGGGCTTGGGGCTGATGTAGCCTTAATCACTGATGGGAGATTTAGCGGTGCAACAAGAGGCCTAAGTATCGGCCATGTAAGCCCTGAAGCTGCTGAAGGCGGTATGATAGGACTCTTAAAAGATGGCGATATCATCGATATTGATGTAGATAAATACAGCATAAATGTTCGCTTAAGCGATGATGAGATTAACGCTAGAAAAAAAGAGTGGAAATACGCCGGCAAAAAGATAGATAGTCGCTGGCTAAGACAATACCAAAAGCTAGTTACCAACGCAAGCAATGGGGCGATTTTAGAAGCGTGAGATGATTTAGCCCTTTTTTGGGGGGCTAAATTTTAGATCTGATCTTAAGCTTATATCAACTTATATAAACTTAAGATTTTATCTAGAAATATGGTTTAAAGCTATATTTTAGCTTTATTATGCTCTTTTTTGATTTTTATAGCTTCAAATATGAATTTGATATATCCGCCTTTATACCATTGTTTATGTGCTTTTATAAGGGCATTTCCTAGTTTATAGCTCAGATGATTTTTGATATTTTGGTCTTTTTGATTATTTAGTTTTAAATTTTCTTGTAAGGCTTTTATCTGCTCTTGCGTGATTGGCTTTGGCGGTTGCGGTGGCGTGGCTAACTGCTCTTTAAGCCTATTTATAATTTGTGGGCTTAGGACTCTATCAATGTGTTTTGTGATATTAGGATACAAATGCCCGATATACTCATCTATAAACTCCATAGAATCTTTGAAAAATACGATATTTGGTATAAGATAAGAGCGGTCTATATCCCTATCAATCTCTATATCCCTATCACTTGGAATAAGGCTTAAATCAAATAATTTCATTTTTGAATTTGGCTTACATAAGAAAAATGCGATTAAATCGAAGTATGGTAAAGATACGCTATTTGGGGTATTTGGACGAGCGTTAATATAAGATTCACTATTTGCTAAATTTTCATCATTAAATTTGACTATCAAACTACTATCTATTATCGGCTCGGCTTGTATTTCGCAAAATATATTAAGCTTTGAAGTTGGCTTAACAATATTCTTATCCTTATTTTTTAAATGTATAGAAGCACAATGCGATAT is part of the Campylobacter lanienae NCTC 13004 genome and harbors:
- a CDS encoding S8 family serine peptidase: MKSIKLSLILPIYLFGLTDFELINYNDKSVTGSGVFVGVIDSAINKDHPNLSGQIVDQIYSEYRGSTYTPDFSVDTHGSHVAGIILAKPDGQIGGIATDAKAYGVQITGHNTSGSASFTAPNVYEYFKDKTIAAINNSWNATVYPLSGLNSLTSSSISFLKNANNPNDYIPLIQRDSTASDLIKLSKEKQMLSVFASGNEGIISPGIMALAPYYDEEIRSIIVVTALDSAQVSKDSDGKFIVATTRNDNFDYLSAPTTYSNGLKGVYNFSLAAPGTNINSVNASYNTKDILTGKLDNDLYRVSSGTSMAAPVVTGAAALVAQKFPFMSGKQIADTLLSTANKDYIGPKIVLKETTTGKTLCDGNVLCSSSKRYTIFYVDSKIPKKEDGSIDEKAVEKDLSNSGYFGINWKYDRMSGMAAIDDDDYPWVQEVTKEDLFGQGILDIDKALKGIGILDANRLSDADVSSQYGETAVYYSLDTKGNDTEFSNDISQRKWEADTHNPEAYNLPKNLDNLNVGLIKSGSGVLTLSGVNSYEGATVINDGGIRLLSKDGKTAQIAGSVYVNNGSILSGNGVIKHNLTNDNSIIRPGNEDLSDLVVDGTYSQTGQNSKLILDFGNDDNSQLIAKDYSISGGNLEYNPLAQYYTVDKEIKITLGDLSNHINDFNQIYIASNNSISFEMKLDSDKTTINKDPIFIPPIHETEVPNPTPSDPNSNNQNTTNNNNQQNNNTQDPSNNNNQNSNSQSSNSQGSTTTPTPTPSNPESSNQTPNNQNTTNNNNQQNNNTQDPSNNNSQNNNIIITPVVRPDAYQTGSETLSQTMRNIRKEANLDDKYKNFFAALDQSDSNTYQETMSRIEGNSVSNLTSITTSNHTSFYQNNLLFSINPVNSTLFAYGSNPYDNGIFVASVASDYVIDLGFDALKPKNYWYINPTYKRYNGDGFDGYQSGISINLAHDLDNATVSYGIGASRSSLDFDIGAKSKSETMSLAANYTYDFGSFKLLSGGSVLVAFNENERYLEGDIKGKYKSYNANFELGLAKDYLIGDFVLSPLGYFSYGYIYQDSFRESGEIFAKNYDSINHDTITAALGLNSSYKVSDNLRYTGFVLYERMLNGYDMDAQAEFNDFKGEKFTQRYHLDKNRLNIGLGSEYTTNSGYFFKFGVGGEFATTSDNLNISATIGKRF
- a CDS encoding CTP synthase: MSKETKYIFVTGGVLSSLGKGIAAASIATLLKNIGYKVSMLKADPYINVDPGTMSPLEHGEVFVTDDGAETDLDLGHYERFLDENLNQDNNFTTGKVYSSVIERERRGDYLGKTIQVIPHIVGDIVDRIKKAAKGNDILIVEIGGTVGDIEGLPFLEAIRALRSEVGKSNGMFIHLTLVPYIKVAGELKTKPTQHSVGELRRIGISPDMIICRTEIPLNRELKDKIAASCGIERNAVIESSDMQSIYQVPLSFLNQNILEPIAQNLNLKNPKPNMQNWDNLVKRVIAPNDQINLAFVGKYVDLKESYKSLTESIIHAGANLDTRVIIKWCDSEKIDSNNVAETLKDCDAILVAGGFGPRGVSGKIEAIKFARENKIPYLGICLGMQLSMIEFAKNVLKLDDANSVEFDENCKNPIIYLIDSFIDASGKKQLRTHTSPLGGTMRLGGYECDLLKGSLLAKVYNNQSKIKERHRHRYEANPKYRSEFEKAGLIVSGESDGLIEAVEIKDHPFFLGVQFHPEFTSRLTKPNPVILGFIKAGIEYKNAR
- the recJ gene encoding single-stranded-DNA-specific exonuclease RecJ; its protein translation is MLDKKAIKELLSSRFSNDIHTKLSQIPLPCELKDTFKAAKRIKEAIQNNELIAVVGDYDVDGIVSTAIMAEFLSDMSANYIIKIPNRFKNGYGLNEEIINELDNATLIITVDNGISAIEAANICKKRKIDLIITDHHMPPPILPDAYAIINPKQKACTFPNIEICGAQVAWYLIGALKEVCNQKNYDMGKFLDLLTLAIIADMMELRDLNRILVRLGLVRINSSKRACFEAIKNYYNKEKFEFDDISFLIAPLINSAGRMDDATISFKFLRAKSLNEANEYLSMISEFNASRKEEEKALFESSQNDINENEDIIVTWGNEWHEGVIGIVAGRLAKKYKKPAIVFSIDGDKAKGSARSVGKFDILSLIASQESLLCGYGGHKGAAGLVIESANLDKFKTAINQSCFLQELYEFSVNDEILGEIDPSAIDYELLEILEFFEPYGQKNPRPLFELKKAMVKSAKKIGKEETHLKIILQKENKTLEAIFFNYDYMPKSGENIDILVTISKNSFRGLITPQLLIKEIIRQEQK